Proteins from a genomic interval of Zingiber officinale cultivar Zhangliang chromosome 2A, Zo_v1.1, whole genome shotgun sequence:
- the LOC122042282 gene encoding elicitor-responsive protein 3-like: protein MVQGTLHVLLVSAKGLDDADFLGNMDPYAILTCRSQEQKSSIASGAGNEPEWNETFVFTVSDSTTDLIIKLFDKDTFSSDDFVGETKILLDTVFAEGNLPPTVYNVVKDQEYRGEIKVGLTFTPSEDRSLDFGEEEFGGWKQSSRE from the exons ATGGTTCAGGGGACGCTCCATGTGCTGCTCGTCAGCGCCAAGGGCCTCGATGACGCCGATTTCTTAG GTAATATGGATCCTTATGCCATCCTTACTTGTCGTAGTCAGGAACAGAAAAGCAGTATTGCCTCAG GTGCAGGAAATGAACCTGAATGGAACGAGACATTTGTGTTTACTGTTTCAGACAGCACCACAGACCTTATCATTAAGCTCTTTGACAAGGATACTTTTTCAAGTGATGATTTTGTAGGAGAAACAAA GATTCTCTTGGATACAGTTTTTGCTGAAGGAAATCTCCCACCAACTGTTTACAATGTGGTCAAAGATCAGGAATATCGTGGAGAAATCAAAGTCGGGCTCACTTTCACCCCATCG GAAGATCGATCATTGGACTTTGGGGAGGAAGAATTCGGGGGATGGAAACAGTCATCACGTGAATAG